Below is a genomic region from Sander vitreus isolate 19-12246 chromosome 15, sanVit1, whole genome shotgun sequence.
TAAAAGTGGCTGGAGGGAAAACATGAAATAACGTGAATGTTAAGGCTTGTTAGAAAATGGGATTGTGAAATTCAAAAAATTTTTCCTTTTATGTCCAATTATGTTTTGTCTACAGGAAACTCTTGGCTGTGTCCCAAAATCAGAAGATCAGGCAGTCGGCATGGACACAAAACTATAAAGAAGACAGTCTGACAATGCCAGGGGTCTGATGGCTGTAGGACTGCAATCTTAACCAAAATCTTGACTTTCATGGTCCTCTAACCAGCCGACATTGTGTAAAGTTCATtgagtcttttgtttttctactgGATGTCTGTCAACTTCTGCTAAATGACCTCTTCCTTGTTTGCATTTGTAAATtgaatgaaatatataaatatgcatCTTTTGAAAAGGAGTTTATCCATGTTGGACAAATGCTTTTATTTCTCAGGATAGTGGTTTCCTCATTCTCGATGAGGTTGACAGATTCACATATTAATCATCAGATGGTGCAATCTCTCCTTTTATTACGTTTGACTATCACGAGAGCATTTGTGACAAATGATAAAATGAAACACCTAAAATCTGAAATCAAATACTGAAAAATCACACTAaatcattttattaattttctAATAAGAACACTACAATTTGTCATATTCTTCCTTTTGTTTTACTCTTTCTAGAACAATTCTAAAGTTTGAGGTATAAAAGGAGTTCATACAGACTCACAAGTCTGAAAACAGTGGGGGTTATATACAAGAGAAATGGAAAGAcagaggtagagagaggggtAAATACAAGGGAAAGAGGGGAGATACAAATAtactaataaaaacaaagaaaaaaaggtttaagaAGCCATTTGGTGCTGTGGAAGTAATTTAGTCACTTGCAGAATCGAAACAATATTTAAACATGATCAACAGTAAAAATGAGTAAAATTAAGTTCTGTATAGATTTGCAGATCTGTCTGACCATACAATGTTTACATTGACGTCTAAGTTTTTAGGCATGAATGATTTTGCTGTAGTCATTATCTCTGAGGCAAGCAAAGTGTAGACCATCTGCTTTAATGTGAAGGGCTGCCTCTTCCTGTTTTAGGGTCACAAGAACTTTAAcaattttaaataatgttgccaTTAAGTAGTTAGTCGAATTCCTCAAACAAAATTCAGTATTAACGTCGTCAGTTGTATGCACATACAGTGGTTGCATATTATCGcaatatttctgcattaaaaaatgaacaaatggGCAACATCGGCACCTAATGGTCCATGTAAAAACCGTTTCAAAACTCCTTTTGCCACAGAAAGTTCAGATTCTTAATGTAACAATTTgagcatgtttaaaaaaaaaaaaaaaagaattaaatgaaGCAGGAGGTGGAAACTGAAAGGGAATCTGATGGGGAAGGGGGTCCATAAATCGGCAAAATACACCAAATGTCCATTGGAGAACCTCAATTGATACAATTGTCTTTCCACAGCACCAAATGTTACACATGTAAACCCTACATTGCCACCCGGTTATGTAACAAAAGACCTAAATAATATTCAAAATTGGTACAGAGTTATCGTGAATCCTGTGACACAAAGGCCAAATAAAACTGGCATTTCAACCAAACATCAAagtttataaaagaaaaaagaaatactgaaaCATTACACAAACTGTACAGTGACATCCATTACAACAGGTAGAaaagggaggggggtggggggcatgATAATTTGGTGTGGCGATAACGTTATTCATAAGATACAGTCATATGAACCGCAATGAGTAACAAAACGAGTAATTAGATGTGGGATATCACGTGACCAGCTTATAAGCTCAAGTTTTGTTCTGTAACATAATGGTTTAACAAAGTCTTGACTGACACATCTTTATAAGGCTTTACCTTACTATCAAAATGCTTTGTTATTCACATAACAGTTAATGTATAAAATAGTTCCAAAGAATGAAAATCCCCCAAAACGTTGCAGGTTTGTCTTAAACACGAGTTAAGAGTTTTACTACACCCAGTGTTGCCTCTTTTTTGGTAATAGAGGAGCGAGAGAAGCCCTTGCCCAATTGGCCATAgaactgaaaacaaaatagTTGGTTTTTACCAGAAGGTATTAAAGGATGGGTTAAGGGGAGAGCATACCTTATATGCTCACAATCAAATTACAGGTGTGATATGACAGTCCTTACTCCACAAACCCTCCCATGACGCCCCACAACAAAACCCCTAAAAATCAAATCAACTTGAGGCATGACAAcaccacacagagagacacagatacaaatATAATTCCCTCCTTTCCTCGAACTGAAAAGGCGGCTGTGCACCAACGTTAGAGAGACACAGAGTAGCATTATTACATTGCTGAACGTGGtatttttggttttggtacAACGGAAGGTTGTAGTGTGTTGCCTCGGGCTCACAAGCTTAAATGTTTCAAGATGGGGAGGAGATCTCAGTTGAACCCCACCTGGTGTGTCATTGGCTGGCGGAAGCACCCAGTCTCTATAATGCTTACAAAGGTCAGAGGGCACCAGCCAGTTTGACTAAGACATCCCAAGAACACTGTACACACgcccacacagagacacacacacatcatagcAATACATGATGCACTTTTTCCTTTTTGGTCTGACTGTAATAATTATaccctttatttttttgttaataaaaacgAAGCTAAAAACTTGGAaggttaaatgaaaacaatatcACGCCTAGAATTCCTACATGCATGGAAGACAGTCACGTTTCTAAATTCTTGTCACGTTTGTCCCAATAACACATCAGTGCCCCACAATCTTTCCACTTGTCTCCTTAACATCATTTAAAAGCTTTATTGAGCTCATTTTTGGTGGTGGCTGGTGCATTCTTGGTGAAACAGCATTAGAAAATAGCCTACAATCAAATAAACTAGTGGACAGAAAGCAAGAAATAAAGTCTACAAGCCATCTACCAACACCCTCTATTGGTTAGCAACAAAAAGGGCTATTAGTTACATCCACTCAACCAAAGATAttctcctctctctgccctttcctcctcctcctcttctcaccAGCCCTATTATCACCTGTCCTGCCTGGTTTAGAACAGTGATCCCCTTAACTACCCTTTCACAGGTAGAGACACCCATTACAAGGATGCTAACTTTTGTGCTTGACACATCTTTTATGTCAGCTCACTATGAAAACGACTGAAAAgttgtgaggtgtgtgtgtgttatggaaGGGGGGGTACATGCACATTTGTGCATATCTTAATTATTCACTTTGTTAAAATCTCCAACAGAATTAAACATCAAGCTATAAGGACTGGAAGATAACAGTGTCTTGTGTTGAGTTGGCAGAGGGTGATCTCAGAGGAACAGATGTGTTGACAACTACTGGGGCAGCACTTTGGTACGAGCAAGGTGAGCAGAGCTCTCTGGTGATGCGTATCAACAGTTTGGCTGTCAAATGCCAAGGCTTCAAGAGATACAGGCAATCACACACAGTTTTCCAAAGCAAAGGGTCGAGTGCAGAGGTCAACAGCACATGGACAAGCTGTGTGAGTACTGTGTGAAGTTAACGTGCATATACACATAATGTACAGACATCGTGATCATCTACACAGCTGggtcagtgtttttttcaaaaagtccTTGATCGTATAGATGTTTTCTATCTGTGTCAGCATCAGTAAGCTCCATCCCTCATTTATTCTGAGTTAAGGAGCTTCTAGCATTGAAGTGGAGCTGTGGGGTGGAGGGAGAACTCCTCCTCTTGTTCGGCTGTTCTGTGTTCCAGcacagtgtgtgtttatgaaatGTGAGCACAACCTTGTGTGGCTGTCTAGTTGAGAGACGAGGGAGCAgtgaaaaatgaagacagaggaTGGTAGTCAGAGCAGACCGCAGTGGGAATGAAGTGATGGCAGGGAGAGCCACCGAATCAGTTGGAGGTGTCGGAGTGGACGCTACCAGGAGGACCGGGAGGAGAGGTGACCGAGGGGGGGTTGGTGGTGTCCTGCCAGCTGTTAGCCTGAAAACAGTCAGGGAAGAGAGTATTCTGCATGAAGAAGGAGTTTTATAATTAGTAGTCTACATCAGCTGTAATTGTGCTTACAAGCCAAATGATGCAGCCATAACTTGGCTTACTGGTTGCAGACAAAAATGTATTCTAAGAACTACCCATCTGCTAAAACATGTATCAGCAGATTACATTTAGTGTGTTTTCATGCACTCAAGTAACCAGGTTACTTAAAGAAATCagaatgtatatgtgtatgtatactttGTACAGAAATTGGCTCTCGGGAGAAATCTAGCTGgggaaatagtttttttctaaTCCACTTCCCCCGACTACAGAAACCAGATTTCTTGTTTTCTTGATGTTTCAGAATTCAGCTTACTGTAGAAAGCTGACTGTAACCCggttacttaagtgaaagtaaaCACGCTAATCTTTCAGGCCAACGTTATAAATGCCTAAATTAATGTCTCCTCTTAAATAATTTACCAGCATGAAGCAGCTATTGGTTTATTGTCACATCCCAGAAAGCATTGATTTAGTGATTTGCAAGTTAAAGAAGTCTAGATAAGAAAAATTATAATCATTGATTTTCTGAACAGCTGTCCAACAGCATTTGAATAACTATTTCAATGCACAGTTAAAATattctttacatttaaaaacaatcattaaaatgctgtttaaaCAATTGTGTAACATAGATAATTCATTCCAAGCAAACTGAGCAGAGCATATTCGCGAAGTATCCTCGCTACTAACTGCAAACCTCTTCATCTGCTACGCCACAAAAGGAGCTTTTAGTTGCTACTCACATCCAGGCGATGAGGGGTGTAGAGGCCACTACCAGACAGCTCCTCATAGCCGCCCGTCAGGTGTGTAGCACGGTGCAGGGTATCCACCTGTCAGAGACAAAACACAGCCACACATGTTTAGCACATTTAGACAACTGAAcagttttttaaaaactttttttaacaaCCACAAGCTGAACAGAGGAGTGATGGCGTCCACAAAGCTCTACTGTATGCATCATAGCCAGTCTGTATTACTGACTGCCTTCCTGCTAATGAACTCGTTTTAATAACGGCTGTTATGTGACCactaggggctttccgacctgAGGGacttttgcagttcttagaactaaacgttcctagaacacttttcgtcgtgttccgtgtgtgttaagttcctctggccgcagtagcgtacttttttagctcctacttcagagcagggtcttttcccttttcctaggtgtacttgactggtcgaacttataagtcacgcccactgccaacttggaacttgcagacagagcaacaacgggacatttttaacaatcttattcatcattaaattcacttctgacaacattttaggcgagaaattaaccgTTTAGATTTCGACTATAGGCAGTcttgccgaattgacaatttgcttcaaagttttcggagttgagaggctccatcaagtgaggcgacagccagcaagcgcctgccccggcctctagctcgtcgctcggccagtcttgctcagacacctcgctgtgagctggaggtctctcagaccgctataaataagaggcttttttatttcgccgttgacagttcgtttgtttaaatatcacaacacatgtgggacctgtggttaactgtcttttcagagttcaacacaagcgtgtcctgtggCTCGCcgaccgtcacacacacacacacacacacacacacagcgcagcaggcagaggcggggtctgttccgagtataataaagccccttctgtgttgagcaaaacattacgtgaattactacgagaatggacggaatgcggaactcggaaaagtggactgatgctgaggtgcaggcactgctggccatgtacggcctcctccatgctgctttgttgttgtagtagtatgtggcgctaaggtctagtgacggtgctataaagaccgttgccgtgcttgcgtcactcccttacccctcctaccagtccctatggccacttggccagtgggaatgcaaacggaaaaaaaggattttggtggagagtagttcttagaactgcttagaagtgtacttttcctctaaaaagtacaagtactatccggtcggaaagcacctattggGGCTCACCCATTAACTTCAGTCTATTTAACCACTTCTGCTCTAGTTTCTTTCGTGAAATGAAACACCGCAACTGAGGCCAAAAGCCAATCTTAAACCTTTGTTGTTTAATTCCTAGACTATTTAGCGCTTACCAGCAGAAATCTGTGGACTCCTCCAGAACAACAAAACTGGATATGTCGATTAACGGACAACAATCACAAGGACAGTTAAGTTTGATGACATTTCTACATAAGGAGGTTAACATATGGAAAGATGGGATGGAAAAATGTGTggaaaggacagaaaaaaaaaacaaggactaAAAAGGCAGGTAGCTGTTGAAGGTACAGGACAACCTAGAGGTAGTGAAACGGACCATTAATCAGAGGGGTTGCGGGTTTAATCTGCAGATATTCCAACTCTATGTTGACAACTACAAGAGTCTTAAAGGTCCTGATGTCCTATGGTATCTGGGCCTTCCAGCCCTGGTGCAGGGGTTCTGTGCCGACGCTGACCCTGTGCTCTCTTTGGGTAGGACTATGTATACATGTAACTATAGAGGGATATGCAACAACAAACTGACATTATTCCTTTTGAGTGATGCCATAAATTCCTCACGGCTCACTTTACAGAGCAAAGAAGGGtcaatttgtgtttgtttgtgttgggaGAGGAGTTGATAGGATCAAAGGTAAAGTCAGGACGGGATCTGAGAGGTCGAGGTCAAAAGGAGCTAGACTAAGGGTAGGTATCCAGGGATTCTGGGTAGGTTAACAGCATTGAGGTCAACTCTGCAGCTGTCCTCAGTGCATACCTGCGGCTGTAGAGAGGGGGCGATGTTGAGACCCTCCCCGTTGAGCGAACGCAGGCCGAGGTAGGTGTTGCCTGTGTGTGACAAACTGTATGACCCCGGTGACCCTGcaggcaatatatatatatagccaatATCCAATCAGCCCAACCACAGAGGTCACCATGGACATTGACCAAAAGAAGCTAATTCTAATAACCAGCTTCTATACGCAGGTCAATGTTCTCAGCCAGCTTGTTCTAAAAAGATAATTTTACAAGCATAATAGCCCAGCTTCTCATTAACATACATATCCGCTACACACAGCAACTGCTGAAATGTGTGTCtggaaaataaaagcataaaataaGAGGTGTAATTACAATATTTGCAATCACACATTTGGAAGACATGAGGCATTTCACTTTGTGAACGTTTAAAGTCTACCTCAAACAAACTGCTGCTTAGAATGCCTGATAATGACAGAAATGTTCCAACAGTAGGATTCATTGCTCGTGTTGTGGTCTGCTTTACCCCACTTGAATCCCTCTCTACATCAGAACATTCTTGTTGGAAACCGAAAGGTTTACTACAGTTTTTAAAAAACGGTGTAACATTCAGATTACATAGTTTATTGGCTTGAATACTTTGTATAACCAATGTACAAAGTCAAATAGGTAGCTTGTGATGTACAATTTTGTGTCTTATAGTGCAAATTTACATAAAGGTACCCAGTGAATTGATGAAATTGATGTCTGCCCATAGAAGTTGCAGTCGTTTTGCATTTTAACACATACCACACACATACCCCATTAAAACAGAAGTCTTGATCTTTGGTCCAGAGCATCACAAAATACAGATTCAGTCCTCCCTGGGTTCACTTAAGGTGAACGTTAAGCCCATGGCAAAGAATCTAGGGGTGACTTTTGATAGCAACTTATCATTTGAGCAGCATACGAAAATTATTACCCAAGCTTGTTTTTATCAATTAAGAAATATTTCCAAAATTAGACACATGCTCATTCtcaatgacagaaaaaaaccaTACACGCTTTGATATCATCACGCCTGGACTACTGTAACTCTCTTTTAACCTGTTTAAACTCCCACTCAGTCTCACAATTGCAACTTATCCAGAACTCAGCAGCCAGATTATTAACTAAGTCTAGGAGGTTCTGTCATATCATTCCAATCTTAGCATAACTGCACTGGTTGCCTATTAAGTttggaatacattttaaattgttattaATTACATACAAGGCCGCCCCATTGTTCCAGATTACATTACCCCTTATAGCCCAGTCAAGCCCCTATAATCAGCTATTCCACCAACCAGACTGAAAACTAAGGGTGACCGTGCGTGAATCTCGACTGGTAACGAAAGAGGAAATGGTTTATTTCGGACACCATCCAGTCTCTCGTACCTAGTATAACTTCTTATTTATAAAATGCGTTTTCTCTCACAGACAGCTTTGAGTTTAGTCactaataaaatattttaacaacCTGGCTGTCCAAAGTGGTCACCATTTATTTTGAGTACACTGAAGATAATAACCTACCTGGTCCATTCAGCTTCCTTAGCAAATtggggttattatattattacgtATACATTATGTGctgtgtgttaaaaaaaagtttaaaaataagAGAATGTCGCTTCTCGCTCTCGCTTTTAATCAGTCCgttactttttttgaaaacaactGAGGGGCATTCTCAGAGATggaccttttttatttaatataggctatgtatttaattatatttcatttacatgtgttgcagctgtatattttccaACAGGGACAGAAACCctatctttgcattttattttgatcacagtctgttttaataaaagtgcTTGTGACATCTCACATTTGGCTTTAACTtacaactgaacatttagcccacttataagccaaaaaatacagaaatatgatttttggtccatattgcccagctctaaaaGAAAATATGGCAGATGGACAGAAAGCACTTGAAGCAGACATCAGGTGAGTCCCTCTAATTGTAACTAATATCACATAACAACAGTTCAAAGTTATAAGGAAATGTTTGGAAATATATGTTAGAAAAGCATCTGACACACAAAATGGCACAAGATATCCAAGATATGACAAATCTTGGCTAACAGACAACCAAAGACCACGGCTACCCACACTGCACAATGCTCAGCTGTCTCGGATTTTATCATGACTAAGTGGTGTGCAGGACAATTTGTTAGGTCCGAGCAACAGACAACTTGAAGTgtcaaaaatttaaaaaaaaaaaaaaaaaaaaaaaaatctgtgattaATTACTTGTATGTAGGGATGAagttgaaaaacaaatatgGATAGGAAACAATACAATCAAATGCTTTATTGTAAAATAATGTAGAGTAAATAGGCCACCCTAGAAACAATACTGCATATTATTGTCCAAATTTtagaatatttcattttcttctttgttaGATTTAGAATTCTTTATTTGATACCATTAATGAAAAGACAAATTATGCAGCCAAAATGTAAAAGTGGGCAATACTCTTAACAGCTGGCTTGTTGCAGCAGTATAGAATGAGTTAAGATCGTGTCTAGGTTTCTGATTACACAAAAtaatattactgtatatactgtgttGGCTGAAGAAGACAACTGTTTACCAATGATTTCATGGTAAATAAATAGGACAATTTCACATGACTCTAAACACAGTGTGGGCAGTTGGCTAAGAGCACATCTGCAGTGTACAGTGTGGGTTTTCCTTTGAACAATCAAATCAGTCCTTCATACAGTCATAGTGTGGTTCAATAGGGTTCAGTTGTGTGTAAGAATAAAGAACATGAAGAGGAAGTGAAGCCTGTTAATGACAAGTGGCAGTGCTTGTGGATGAGATTGAGCATGTGGTACCTGAGTTGGGCGTTGCTGGAGAGTTAGCCTGGCTAGCCTGCGCAGACACATTGGCAGCATCCACCGCCGTTTTAACTGCGTAGAGGTTCGCTTCCTCCTGGAACTTACCAATGTTCTTCTTGTAGCGTATTCTCTTGTTGCCAAACCAATTAGAGACCTGAGGGACAGATGGATTGTCAGATAtgtgaatgcagtgtttcctttgcatttcttttttttttttttttttaaagatgctaTAACGTATGTACTGAAACTGATCTTGAAACAATGACAGATGATACTGGGTTTAATAATCTCCACAAAACAGCTACTGTGTCCTTTTACTTATAGTAAAGTCCTGGATAATAGTGGTGTTGGCAATTCACCTGAGACACAGTAATCCCACACTTTTTGGCCAGTTCCTCCTTGGCTTCCTCACTTGGGTAAGGGTTAGACAGGTGGGAGTAGAAATACTCGTTCAGCACCTCTGTAGCTTGCTTGTTGAAGTTGCGCCTCTTACGTCTGACATACGGAGATAAGAGATAATGACCAACATGCTTGGAATGTACAGGTCTGACACAATTTCAACATGCTCAGATCACTTCAGCCCTCAAGAAAATAacatctaacacacacacacacacacacacctggcgtCGAGGAAGCGTGAGCGCAGAATCATGACGGCCTCGCAGGTGCTCTGTTTGAGCTGCATCTGAATGGAGCTGAACTTGCGGTGGATGATGGCCACCATGCGCTCAATCTCTTTGGGAGAGATGGGCCGTGTGCGAGACTGTTCTCTCAGCAGGTTCATTACATGGTTGGTGAACTCACTACAGGCCTGTaccaaggagagagagaaagaagttgAATGTAAAAAGATAGTCCAAGCACAGATTGTGTCCAGTGCCATAACACAGTTTTGATGATGACATGCCTCGGCTGTCTGACTCCTCTGTTGATCAGCTGCCTTCATTATTTCtaagaaaaataaagtaatGTGATTAATGATTATGTAATTATGTACTGACTGTTTAAAGGTCAAGCCACCTGGTATACACTTTGTTTGAATGATACCTGCAGACTCATCGCTGCCTCAGACATGTTGTGGTCGCCAATCCCTGCACACATTTTCATTACAACACTACAGCAGCTGATAATAAGAATCAAAATACCTCgaaacatggaaacagaagtAATCAGTCTTCTACTGTTAGAATGAGACCCAAAGGATTTTATGCAACACTACAACAGCTTACTGTAGGTTTCCTTTCATTTAgcacaatatactgtaattttTACCTGACTGACAAACAGAGCTACATAGGAATTAAGTTTCTTTCTAACTGACTGACCTAAATTCATCAAACATGTTAATATGTGTGGCTAACAGTATATGTTCAAGTATTTAGGTCTGCTCTGCACACACCTGCTCATACTTCTCCAGCTCTGAGTGATAGATCTGGCGGATTTGTGCAAGCTTGGCTCTGTAGTCGGAGTGTTCGATGCTGCTGTCAGTAGGTGAaccccctgctgctgctgcagctgcagccgcTGCAGCCGATCCTCCACCCTTCTCTGGTCCTGACACACCCTCTGCTAGCAGCATGTTGTCCAACCGCATGATCTGGGGATCTGGGGGGTCCTCCTCCTGCACACCTCGTATACTCAGCACTGgacagaagaagagagaaagtaTAGGAATTAGACAGGCATGGTCAACATTCaccagtttaaaaaacgtttttgtTACAGTCTGCCCAAGCATTTCTAGGGTTAAGAAACCCTATTAGTTAAAAGGTTTTTGAAAACTGACAGACAACACATTTCCCTTCAAGGACAAGGCTAATACTGTAGGTTCTAGGGGTTCATAGGAAGACACTTTATCACTGCTTATATTCAAAGAGGTGCAGCCCTGTCAAAACCCAGTCAAGTTTCTCCCCTGAGTCATTGCTATGAGCATCTGGCTGAATTTTCAATGAGCCTGAACTTCCTCTAAATCAACAGCAGAGGGCAGTGTGGTCCCTCTGTGGCAAGCTGCCAAAGGTTAAGGCATGAGGCATGGGACCAGTAATGGGAGTGCATGTGCTGTCACTATGAGCCCCAGTGGCCATAAGTATAGTTATCAGTTGCTGCTCTCCACCACTGCATTATACCAGGACCTCTGTCAGCCTGCAGCCatgctctcatctctctctttcacacatacacacacacacacacacacacacacacacacacacacacacacacacacacacacacacacacacacatacacacacacttacacttacaCTTACAGATACCACTCTGTTACTGAAAAGTTTAGTAGAGACAACCATCCGTTCTTCAGAGTCTAAAGGTTTTAACACTTTTCTCTTGCCCCTTTTGCTTCTCAATCTTTCAACTTCAGAAAGTAAGAGTAGAAACTTTGCATCACAATTCAATGTCTTAGCACGTTATTTACTAAAagtcccatttattttgaaaatcataACATGAAATATGTGGTTATTATAGTACCAatacacaaattaaaaataattggaAAATACAATCCACTATAAAGTGGCCTagtaaaaatgttactttaatTGCATATATTTAGTGCTTTTTATTgctaattcattaaaaaaaaagaaaaatattatgATTGCTACAATGAtttgttgattaatcaattagccAATCGAATGAAAATTACAcagcaactattttaataattgaaTCATTGTTCCCTAcattttttcaagcaaaaatactAAACAttgtcaaatgtgaggattcCCAGATCATATtactgtaaactgaatatcttcgGTCACACAAATCAAGcaatttgattttgaaattacttttttttaaattaaacaaccaaaacaaacaaattaaacaattaaCCGATTCATCTAGAAAACAACCTGCAAACTAACCGATAACTAAATGTAATTGTTCGTTGCAGTCTGTCCACTTGCAAGAAGGAAAAATATCATCACCAGGATTATAATGCCAAGCTCAAGTTGGTGTACAAAAGTAAAGTGTATGAAATGACCATATAATTGATGAAATGTTTGTAAACTAATATGGAGACCTATGCTAAAATGTGAATTGTGAAATATTGGTTCAGTCACAAACAGTAGTGTGTTCAGATTTATGTTGATCTTTATAACTGGagactaaattaaaaaaggtaaaagcCAATTTAAACAATGGTAAAACCAGACAGGATTCTGAAGGAGACAGACGCTAACAATATGGATGACAA
It encodes:
- the pbx4 gene encoding pre-B-cell leukemia transcription factor 4 isoform X1 produces the protein MDDQTRMLTGLTGLGGLAQADVGDPDSVRKQQSLGQPQQDIGDILQQIMAITDESLDEAQARCWPEESPAHWGGSDDPTEGGRAGGGMAGGGLPLNFQHRKHALNCHRMKPALFSVLCEIKEKTVLSIRGVQEEDPPDPQIMRLDNMLLAEGVSGPEKGGGSAAAAAAAAAAGGSPTDSSIEHSDYRAKLAQIRQIYHSELEKYEQACSEFTNHVMNLLREQSRTRPISPKEIERMVAIIHRKFSSIQMQLKQSTCEAVMILRSRFLDARRKRRNFNKQATEVLNEYFYSHLSNPYPSEEAKEELAKKCGITVSQVSNWFGNKRIRYKKNIGKFQEEANLYAVKTAVDAANVSAQASQANSPATPNSGGYPAPCYTPDGRL
- the pbx4 gene encoding pre-B-cell leukemia transcription factor 4 isoform X2; the protein is MDDQTRMLTGLTGLGGLAQADVGDPDSVRKQQSLGQPQQDIGDILQQIMAITDESLDEAQARKHALNCHRMKPALFSVLCEIKEKTVLSIRGVQEEDPPDPQIMRLDNMLLAEGVSGPEKGGGSAAAAAAAAAAGGSPTDSSIEHSDYRAKLAQIRQIYHSELEKYEQACSEFTNHVMNLLREQSRTRPISPKEIERMVAIIHRKFSSIQMQLKQSTCEAVMILRSRFLDARRKRRNFNKQATEVLNEYFYSHLSNPYPSEEAKEELAKKCGITVSQVSNWFGNKRIRYKKNIGKFQEEANLYAVKTAVDAANVSAQASQANSPATPNSGGYPAPCYTPDGRL